A section of the Sebastes fasciatus isolate fSebFas1 chromosome 5, fSebFas1.pri, whole genome shotgun sequence genome encodes:
- the agxta gene encoding alanine--glyoxylate and serine--pyruvate aminotransferase a, with translation MSSFSVPPPKCLQKPLAVPHRHMFGPGPSNVPPRILEAGANPVIGHMHPEIFQIMNDIKSGIQYMFQTQNNMTLAVSGTGHTAMECALFNAVEAGEGVLTAVNGIWGERAADMAGRIGARVNTIVAPPGGFFTNAEIEQALSKHRPVVFFLAHGESSTGVLHPLDGIGQLCHKYNCLFLVDSVASMGGTPLYMDQQGIDILYTGSQKVLNAPPGTAPISFSEKACQKIFNRRTKPVSFFLDLSWLANYWGCDGKPARVYHHTGPVTAFYSLRESLAVLVEEGLENSWERHHKVAEYFHTGLENMGLKLFVKEKKARLPTVNTIVAPHGYDWKEITTYIMKTHNLEISGGLGPSVGLVLRVGLMGCNSSMANVDMVLAALKDALKHCHKSKV, from the exons ATGTCGTCCTTCTCTGTGCCCCCACCAAAATGCCTGCAGAAACCTCTGGCGGTTCCTCATCGTCACATGTTTGGACCAGGACCTTCCAATGTTCCTCCACGGATCTTGGAGGCCGGGGCCAATCCCGTCATCGGACACATGCATCCAGAGATATTCCAG ATAATGAATGACATCAAAAGTGGAATCCAGTACATGTTCCAGACTCAGAACAACATGACTTTAGCTGTGAGCGGCACCGGCCACACTGCTATGGAGTGTGCACTCTTCAACGCGGTGGAGGCCGGGGAGGGTGTACTGACTGCAGTCAACGGCATATGGGGAGAGCGAGCAGCAGACATGGCTGGGAGGATCG GTGCCAGAGTAAATACCATTGTGGCGCCCCCTGGTGGTTTCTTCACTAATGCAGAAATTGAGCAG GCCTTATCAAAACACCGGCCGGTGGTGTTCTTCCTTGCACACGGAGAATCATCCACAGGAGTCTTGCATCCTTTAGATGGCATCGGACAGCTATGCCATAA GTATAACTGCTTGTTTCTTGTCGACTCTGTGGCGTCAATGGGAGGAACCCCTCTGTACATGGACCAGCAAG GTATAGACATCCTATACACAGGCTCCCAAAAGGTTCTGAATGCTCCTCCGGGTACAGCACCCATCTCCTTCAGTGAAAAAGCATG CCAGAAAATATTCAACCGGAGGACAAAGCCGGTGTCATTCTTCTTGGATTTGAGTTGGCTCGCAAACTACTGGGGATGTGATGGCAAGCCAGCAAGAGT ATATCACCACACAGGTCCAGTCACTGCTTTTTACTCCCTGAGGGAGAGCCTGGCTGTCCTTGTTGAAGAG GGTCTGGAGAATTCATGGGAAAGACATCACAAAGTGGCAGAGTATTTCCACACCGGCCTAGAGAACATGGGACTCAAACTTTTTGTCaaagaaaaa AAAGCAAGACTCCCTACGGTTAACACTATTGTTGCTCCTCATGGATACGACTGGAAAGAGATCACAACCTACATCATGAAAACACATAATTTAGAGATTTCTGGAGGGCTTGGACCATCAGTTGGCTtg GTGCTGCGTGTTGGACTGATGGGATGTAACAGCAGCATGGCCAACGTTGACATGGTGTTGGCAGCCCTGAAAGACGCTCTGAAACACTGCCACAAGAGCAAAGTGTAA